From the genome of Bacteroidota bacterium, one region includes:
- the mce gene encoding methylmalonyl-CoA epimerase — protein MELSHIEHIGIAVRNLDEAIPYYENVLGLRCYAIEEVTDQKVKTAFFKVGQTKLELLESTDPEGPIGKFIEKRGEGIHHIAFAVKDLEERLQEAEKKGVRLIDEKPRKGAEGLDIAFLHPKSTFGVLTEFCEDKKK, from the coding sequence ATGGAACTATCTCACATTGAACATATTGGTATTGCCGTAAGGAATTTGGACGAGGCAATACCCTATTATGAGAATGTTTTGGGTTTACGGTGTTATGCCATAGAGGAGGTTACTGACCAGAAGGTAAAAACGGCTTTTTTCAAGGTAGGGCAGACGAAGCTGGAGTTGCTGGAGTCGACGGATCCGGAGGGGCCTATCGGGAAGTTCATTGAGAAGCGGGGGGAAGGCATACATCATATAGCTTTCGCGGTGAAAGACCTGGAGGAGCGTTTGCAGGAGGCGGAGAAAAAGGGTGTCAGGCTTATAGATGAGAAGCCCAGGAAAGGTGCTGAGGGGCTTGATATAGCCTTTTTGCATCCGAAGTCTACCTTTGGGGTATTGACAGAATTTTGCGAAGACAAGAAAAAATAA
- a CDS encoding lipoprotein signal peptidase codes for MDGEEVKRVLLLVLVILIVDQVFKVWIKTNMYMGQEFSVIGNWFLIHFTENEGMAFGMKFGGEAGKLILSIFRIIAVVFIGFYLYYLTRKKHPFGLVISFALIFAGALGNIIDSAFYGLLFSASSYHQIAVFLPEGGGYAGFLHGKVVDMLYFPIIEGRFPQWMPFWGGDSFIFFRPVFNIADSSITIGVLMLIVFQRKFFGKKSGG; via the coding sequence ATTGATGGAGAAGAAGTGAAAAGAGTCCTTCTGCTGGTATTGGTTATTTTGATCGTTGACCAGGTCTTTAAGGTCTGGATCAAAACGAATATGTACATGGGTCAGGAGTTTTCGGTGATCGGGAACTGGTTCCTTATTCATTTCACCGAAAACGAAGGCATGGCTTTTGGGATGAAGTTCGGTGGGGAAGCCGGAAAACTTATCCTGAGCATATTCCGAATTATTGCAGTAGTCTTTATAGGTTTTTATTTATATTATCTTACCAGGAAAAAGCATCCTTTTGGCCTGGTAATAAGTTTTGCTCTCATCTTTGCCGGGGCGCTGGGCAATATCATCGACAGCGCCTTTTACGGGTTGTTGTTCAGTGCCAGCAGTTATCACCAGATAGCTGTTTTCCTTCCTGAAGGAGGTGGCTATGCCGGTTTTCTCCACGGGAAGGTTGTGGATATGTTATACTTTCCTATCATAGAAGGCCGATTCCCGCAATGGATGCCTTTCTGGGGCGGGGATTCATTTATCTTTTTCCGGCCTGTATTCAATATTGCAGATTCGTCTATTACCATCGGGGTACTCATGTTGATTGTGTTTCAGAGGAAGTTTTTTGGGAAGAAGAGTGGGGGGTGA
- a CDS encoding TraR/DksA family transcriptional regulator: MNVNSKPSEEQAKTRYSDEELEEFRQLILQKLDKARRDLEMLTNAFTNADEHGTDDTSPTFKILEEGYQVMSKEENSRLAARISKFIQNLENALIRIENKSYGICRATGKLISKERLRSVPHATLSIEAKLMEKK; this comes from the coding sequence ATGAACGTTAACAGCAAACCCAGTGAGGAACAGGCCAAGACGAGGTACTCGGATGAAGAGTTGGAGGAATTCAGGCAACTGATCCTTCAGAAACTGGATAAGGCCCGGCGTGATCTTGAGATGCTCACAAATGCATTCACCAATGCCGATGAACACGGAACCGACGATACATCACCTACATTCAAGATACTTGAAGAAGGTTACCAGGTAATGTCGAAGGAAGAAAACAGCCGTTTGGCCGCCAGGATCAGCAAATTCATACAGAATCTCGAGAATGCACTGATCAGGATTGAGAACAAAAGCTACGGGATTTGCCGGGCTACCGGTAAGCTTATCTCCAAGGAAAGGTTGCGCAGCGTGCCTCATGCAACTTTGAGCATAGAAGCAAAATTGATGGAGAAGAAGTGA